Proteins encoded together in one Anticarsia gemmatalis isolate Benzon Research Colony breed Stoneville strain chromosome 1, ilAntGemm2 primary, whole genome shotgun sequence window:
- the LOC142972702 gene encoding mid1-interacting protein 1A, whose protein sequence is MSFNTDISTKLENSRNSLRKIARHDDTEFSKQSILNDMEKFVKMVNVMDETVLVPSRLMNLPQEGDDDPFSMFSMLNDLKTELLWSAGDAEEHVERGRRVSDLSDTESDASSAAGDSGIEGEDERESAARAAAACRRHLRGLRRSLRQLTAAAAHLTRSYQEEVGAPV, encoded by the exons ATGTCTTTCAACACCGACATTTCGACGAAATTGGAGAATAGCAG GAACAGTCTACGCAAAATTGCCAGACATGATGACACAGAATTCTCAAAGCAGAGTATTCTCAATGACATGGAGAAGTTTGTCAAAATGGTGAATGTGATGGATGAGACAGTGCTTGTGCCCAGTCGCCTGATGAACCTGCCGCAAGAGGGTGATGACGACCCATTCAGCATGTTCTCTATGCTGAATGATTTGAAGACTGAGCTCTTATGGTCCGCCGGTGACGCTGAGGAGCACGTGGAGAGGGGCAGGCGAGTGTCAGATCTGAGCGACACGGAGAGCGATGCCTCTAGTGCAGCTGGAGACTCTGGTATCGAGGGCGAGGACGAGCGGGAGTCGGCagcgcgtgccgcggcagcttGCCGCCGGCATCTCCGAGGCCTGCGCCGCTCCCTCCGGCAGCTCACGGCCGCCGCAGCACACCTCACGAGATCTTATCAAGAAGAAGTCGGCGCACCGGTTTAG